One Augochlora pura isolate Apur16 chromosome 10, APUR_v2.2.1, whole genome shotgun sequence DNA window includes the following coding sequences:
- the LOC144476058 gene encoding uncharacterized protein LOC144476058 isoform X1, with protein sequence MNDFKSALEWVRELGLIPAEKYCGKHKNKMMYVEVRGKLGRFRCRKMGKYDHWITAAHNTWFERCHLNIETCMIITYGFAWKFSFELMQHECSIVENETVSSETISDRFSFCREVCTLCLDRRYEMKGSIGGRGVIVEIDECKVGRRKFEKGRIREGVWILGAIIVANHFIFLRESSFNNFYFKTFVINVGMIERGGKKYRLEICPDNKRDEIMLISLIKKHVEVGSEVHTDCWKGYMNLKDHGYIHKTVNHSTNFVDPDSGAYTQNIESSWRALRARLARGGIRKDSLIDHMCEFLWRYEVKQAGNDPFLQLIDDIKYIYSGN encoded by the exons atgaatgattTCAAGTCAGCACTAGAATGGGTGAGAGAACTTGGGTTAATTCCtgctgaaaaatattgtggaaaacataagaataaaatgatgtaTGTTGAAGTGAGAGGAAAACTAGGTCGCTTTCGATGTCGTAAAATGGGAAAATATGATCATTGGATTACAGCTGCACATAATACATG gtttGAACGATGCCATTTAAACATTGAGACTTGTATGATTATTACTTATGGTTTTGCGtggaaattttcattcgaactaATGCAACATGAGTGCTCTATAGTTGAAAATGAGACGGTTTCCTCGGAAACGATTAGCGATAGATTTTCATTCTGCAGAGAAGTATGTACTCTTTGTCTTGATAGACGATACGAGATGAAAGGTTCAATAGGTGGTCGTGGTGTTATAGTAGAGATTGACGAATGCAAAGTTGGACGgaggaaatttgaaaaaggGCGTATACGTGAGGGGGTATGGATATTAGGTGCAATTATTGTGGccaatcattttatttttctgaggGAATCGAgctttaataacttttattttaaaacatttgttaTCAATGTAGGTATGATAGAGCGAGGAGGGAAGAAATATCGGTTGGAAATATGTCCCGACAATAAACGTGACGAGATTATGTTAATAtctcttattaaaaaacatgtAGAAGTGGGTTCGGAAGTTCATACAGATTGTTGGAAGGgatatatgaatttaaaagATCATGGttatattcataaaactgTGAACCATAGTACAAATTTCGTAGATCCGGATAGTGGAGCGTAcacacaaaatattgaatcatCGTGGCGTGCTTTGCGAGCTCGTCTAGCTAGAGGTGGAATCAGAAAAGATTCGCTTATAGATCATatgtgtgaatttttatggcgCTATGAGGTTAAACAGGCTGGCAATGatccatttttacaattaattgacgacattaaatatatatattctggaaattaa
- the LOC144476058 gene encoding uncharacterized protein LOC144476058 isoform X2: MNDFKSALEWVRELGLIPAEKYCGKHKNKMMYVEVRGKLGRFRCRKMGKYDHWITAAHNTWFERCHLNIETCMIITYGFAWKFSFELMQHECSIVENETVSSETISDRFSFCREVCTLCLDRRYEMKGSIGGRGVIVEIDECKVGRRKFEKGRIREGV; encoded by the exons atgaatgattTCAAGTCAGCACTAGAATGGGTGAGAGAACTTGGGTTAATTCCtgctgaaaaatattgtggaaaacataagaataaaatgatgtaTGTTGAAGTGAGAGGAAAACTAGGTCGCTTTCGATGTCGTAAAATGGGAAAATATGATCATTGGATTACAGCTGCACATAATACATG gtttGAACGATGCCATTTAAACATTGAGACTTGTATGATTATTACTTATGGTTTTGCGtggaaattttcattcgaactaATGCAACATGAGTGCTCTATAGTTGAAAATGAGACGGTTTCCTCGGAAACGATTAGCGATAGATTTTCATTCTGCAGAGAAGTATGTACTCTTTGTCTTGATAGACGATACGAGATGAAAGGTTCAATAGGTGGTCGTGGTGTTATAGTAGAGATTGACGAATGCAAAGTTGGACGgaggaaatttgaaaaaggGCGTATACGTGAGGGG GTATGA